Sequence from the Maribellus comscasis genome:
AACATGCTGTTTACGTCTTGTGCAAAAATTCCGAAAATGATACTTACAATTACCACCACAATCCCAGTGATGTAATTCATATTTTTCACCTGATTATTGGATGCCTCCGGTTTTACATAGCGCAAATAAATATCGTTTACAATATAGGCCTGCGCAGCATTCAGCGTTCCGGCAAAAGTGGAGTTAAATGCGGCCAACAAACCGGCAAGTAATAATCCTATAAAACCAACCGGCACAAATTCGGCAATCGCAGAAGGCAAAATCTGTTCAAAATCAATCTGTCCGCCCACCATTAAATTTAAACGGTCGTAATAAACGATTCCAAGAATGGCAAAACCGGCAATCATAAAATAACGGATCGGCATTAAAACCACAGAAACAAAACCACTCATTTTAGCTGCGTCTTTTGGTGATTTTGTAGAAAGGATTTTCTGCATATCGTAAGTTGGAGCTGGTCCAGCAATGGAAACCAACACTCCTTTGAAAACCATCATCATAAAAAAGATGGAAAACAACGAATAGCCGTCGCCGGAAATTTTGGAATTTACCTCATCAATAATTCCGCGCCAATCAAGGTCATTTAATCTCCACCCAAAAAACGGGGTTTTCCAACCTTCCGGCACAACCAACGATTCTGTAGCCAGTGCTTTCATTGCCAAAACGCCAATCAAAATCGCAGAAATCGTCATGATTATATATTGCAGAACATCGGCCCAAACGATACTTGTCATCCCACCTAAAACAGCATAAAAAACTGCGAACAATGTAAATGCAATTCCATAAACATGAGGCACATATTCCGGCGACACGTGAAATGGGAAATAAGGTTGAACGATATCCCATGGAATAAAAATCATTACAAATTTACCGAGTCCGATAAATCCGTAAGCCAGATATCCCAAACACATTATTAATGCGAAAACAACAACGACTCCGTGCGAAAGATTGCTGTCGCGGGAACGGCCAAAACGTGTAGTAATCCACTCGGCACCGGTTGTTACCCCTGAACGACGCAACCAAATACTTAGAAAAACCATAAGGAAAACCTGGTTAAAAACCGGCCACAACCACGGAATCCAAATACTTTTTAGCCCGTACACAAAAAGCAGGGTTACCAGCCACATAGTTCCCGAAATATCGAACATCCCCGAAGCATTGGAAAGTCCGAGCATATACCAGGGTAATTTATTCCCCCCTAACAAATAATTTGATTTACTTTTTTGGGCGACCTTTTTTAACACCAGGCCAATAACAACAGTTGCAACAAGATAGACGAATATGATTACAATGTCGGTTATAGTTAATTTCATTACTGTTTTAGTTTAAGTTTGTGTTGAGTGCGATATAATTCAAGTAATTTTCTTGGTTCTTGTAAAAAATACAATAATACAATTTTTATTTGGTTTGCTGCTGTTATAACGATAAAATTAAACACGCTTTAAAACAACTTTGTATTTGTGATAAAAATTCATTTTGATAAATCCAATTAAAAGTACCAATTTTATATCTTGGAAAATTAATTCTGAATAATAATAAATCAATTTTAAACCTACGAAAGATGGATCGAAGAAATTTCATTGGAAAAACAGCGGTCGGTGCGGCTGCTATTACAGTTATTCCCCGTCATGTTTTGGGCGGAAAAGGATTTGTCGCGGCAAACGACAAAATTAACCTTGGTTTTATTGGAACCGGAAAACAAATTTACACACTATTAAACGGAATCGGCGGATGCAAAGAAACAGTTGCTGTGGCCGCTTGTGATGTTTACAAACAAAAACTGGAAGCATTTGTAACTGCGGCAGAAGAAAACAATGCCAAAAAAGACATCACCTCAAAAGTAGATTCCTACCATTATTATCGTGAGTTGCTGGATAGAAAAGACATTGACGCAGTAGTTATTGCCACACCCGACCACTGGCATGCACAGATTGTTGTTGATGCAGCCAAAGCCGGAAAAGATATTTATTGCGAAAAACCAATGGCTTTAACAGTTGCCGAAGGGCGTGCAATGGTAAATGCCACCCGAAAATACGACCGGGTTTTTCAAACCGGGAATATGCAACGTTCCTGGCGCGATTTCCGTCATGCAGTAGAACTGGTTAGAAGTGGCTACATTGGTGATATTAAGGAAATTAATGTAAGCGTCGGCGAACCTGTTAAACAATGCGATCTCCCTGCACAGGAAATTCCGGAAGGGCTGGATTGGAACGAATGGGTTGGCCCTTCGTTATACCGCGGATTTAATGAGATTTTGGCTCCCGCAGATAAAAACGGCCCATGGGCGTGGTGGCGCGGCTACCGCGATTTTGGCGGAGGTTTAGTTACCGATTGGGGCGCACACATGTTCGACATCGCACAATGGGCTTTAGACATGGACGAATCGGGACCGGTGCAATTTTTACCGCCTTCAGAACCTGCACAAACGCATGGGCTCACCATGGTATATGAAAACGGTGTGCGCGTAAACCACAAATTATGGGGCGGAGAAGACGATGGAAATGCCGTTCAATTTATTGGAACCGACGGAAAAATTGAAGTAAGTCGGGGGTTCCTGAGAACATTCCCAAATGAAAAACTTGCCAAAGATGAGATTAAAGAAACAGATAAACATGTTTATTTCAGCGACAACCACTATCAGGATTGGGTGGACGCAATGAAAACACGCACAAAACCGATATCGGATGTTGAAACCGGACATCGCACCGCATCGGTTTGTAACCTTACAAATATTGCTTACGAGTTGCAACGCCCCTTATTATGGGATCCAGATGCAGAAAAATTCAAAGGCGACGATTTTGCAAACATGATGCTTTCCCGCCCGATTCGGGGACAATGGGATTTTACTGATTTTTAGCAAAAACAAACAGATATTCCCGGAGATTTTGAAAATCTCCGGGATGTTTTTCATCTTAGTACCTTCCATTTATATCGACTCCAAAATACACCCATCCTCTAAGTCTTACAACTGTTACTGGTAAAAATAAACTTTCAAAAAAAATAAACTGTTAAAGCAAAATAAACAAATCTGAGAAGCTGGGGTCAGATAAATAAAACTGTAACATTTTTGATTAAAAGAAGTCAAATTATCTGAACAGTTAGATAAAAACAGTTCATTATTGAGATACTAAATTGACGTACAAACAAGCAACTTAAGTTTTATTTCGGTCTGAAGCAAAAACTTATTAAAAATTAGACAGATGAAAAAAACGCTCCTTACGATTGCAGGTATTTTCTTTTCTATAGCTCTATTTTCCCAACACGTTGACAAAGAGAAATTGGATTTGTTGTTTGAAAACCTGGATTCGTACAATAAGTTTATGGGGAGTATTGCGGTTTCTCAAAACGGAAGTGTTATCTATCAGAAATCAATTGGGAACGCAGATATTGAGCGCGGAATTAAACCTGACAATCATACCAAGTATCGAATTGGTTCTATTTCGAAAACTTTTACCTCGGTACTTATTTTAAAAGCTGTTGAAGAGAACAAATTGGGTCTGGACGAAACACTTGATACCTTTTTCCCCTCCATAAAAAACTCCGATAAAATTACGATACAACATCTTCTGTATCACCGAAGCGGAATATACAGTTTCACCGACGACCCGGAATATAAAAACTGGAGAACTGAACCAAAATCGGAAAAAGAAATCATAGGTACTATTTCAAAAGGGAAAAGCTTATTCCTGCCCGGAAGTACATACAAATACAGCAATCCAAATTATATTTTGCTTTCTTACATTCTTGAAAAGGTATATAAAATGCCTTTTGCCAAAATTCTGGAAGAAAAAATTATAAAACCTCTTGCACTAAACAACACCGGCTTTGGTGGCAAAATAAAAACAGAAGCCAATGAGGCTTACTCTTATTTGTACTCAGAATCGTGGAAAAAAGACAAAGAAACAGACATGTCAATTCCAATGGGAGCCGGAGGAATCATTTCAACGCCGGAAGATTTAATCCGATTTATCGAAGCGCTGTTTGAAGGAAAACTGATTTCAAAAGAAAACCTGGGAAAGATGACCACGATAAAAGATGGTTACGGGATGGGAATTTATGTATTGCCATTTTATGATAAAAAAGGTTTTGGACATTCAGGTGCAATAGACGGTTTTACGTCGACATTGGTTTATTTTCCTGACGAAAATATTTCATTTGCGCTCACATCAAACGGAACAAATTACAGCAACAACGAAATTACCATCAAAGTATTGAGCAGTGTATTTGGAAAACCTTTTGATATCCCGAATTTCAAAACTTATGAAGTATCATCCGCTGATTTGGACAAATACCTTGGAGTATATTCAAGTATGGAAATTCCATTAAAGGTTACAATAACAAAAGATGGCACCAAATTAATTGCTCAGGCTACCGGACAGAAGGATCTTAGACTCGACGCTTTTGACAAAGATAAATTCAGCTTTGATAAAGTTGGGCTAATAATGGAATTTCAGCCGGAAAAAGAAACCATGTTGTTAAAGCAGAATGGCGGAGAATTTCATTTTACAAAAGAAAAAGATTAAACCAACTCAAATAAAAATGCCCTTACAAAAAAGTCTATGAAACATATTGTTCTTATTTTAAATCTGATTCTATTCGCCTTTTTCCTAAAAGCTGAATCTCCCTACCCGGTTCGCGGACTTTGTATCAGCGCTCCGTCGGTAGAAGAAGTGGATACATTTGTTAATTTTATCAATAACGAACTTGCTCCTGCCGGACTTAACCTTCTTATTTTACGCATCGAATACAATTATGAATATGAATTGCATCCCGAATTGCGCAGCGATAATCCGCTAACAAAAGCAGATGTAAAGAGACTCGTGAATGTTTGCAGAAAAAACAACATTCGCTTGTTGCCTCAGGTAAATTTACTTGGACATCAATCGTGGCATGGAAAAGCCGGAAAGCTGCTGGAGGTTTATCCCGAATTTGATGAGACACCGGATGTAAAACTTCCTGAACATTACGAGTGGCCGAATGCCGACGGATTGTATTGCAAAAGCTATTGTCCGCTGCACCCCGAAGTTCACGATGTGGTTTTTGATATTGTAGATGAAATTACCGACGCATTTGAAAGTGACGCCTTTCACGCAGGAATGGATGAAGTATTTTACATTGGGCACGAACAATGTCCGCGTTGTTACGGAAAAGATCCGGCTGAGCTTTTCGCCGGAGAAGTGAGTAAAATAAGAAATCATTTAAAAGAAACGGGGAAAGAACTTTGGATTTGGGGCGACCGGCTGATTGATGGAAAAACAACCGGAATTGGTATTTGGGAAGCTAGTTTTAACAATACCCACCGCGCTATCGACATGATTCCGAAAGATGTGGTAATTTGCGACTGGCATTATGAACGCCCTGACCCCACTGCGGTCCTATTCGCGTCAAAAGGATTGCACGTTCTCACTTGTCCCTGGCAAAATGCAGAAAACGCTGTTAAACAAGAAGAAATGACCCGCAATTTTATAAAAACAGCTACAAAAGAGATGAAACCAAGATATCTGGGCATGCTTCAAACTGTTTGGGGCTCTACGAAAGGATTTATGGAAAGTTATAAAGGCACTGCCACTCCGGAAAGAGCTGATAAATCGGCTGAATGTTTCCGGGAACTTACCAGGGTTTGGAAATAATTTTTATTCCTTTGATTTTTTCTGTGCGTCTCGCATCGGATTTGAGCCTCCTCCGTAACGTCGATCAAAATTTGATTTGTAAAGCTGAAAACGCGTTGGATGTACTTTGGGTGGCCAATTATTATTATCCAAATCTACATCGGCAGTTTCAAGAAATGGATCAAGAGTGATATTACTTACTTCTTTTTGGAAGAAAAATACCTTTGAAACCTCAACATTATTCCGACGCCAGATTTCGGCCGGGATTCTTTTTATTTCTTTGGTTCCGTCATCAAAAGTAAATTCAAGAATTATTGGCATTACCAAACCACCGATATTTTTAAAATCAAGCTGGTAATAATTATAATTCCCTTCCATAATTTTATTTTCTTCCTCCGAATAGTCAGCTTTTTTCTTTTTATATTCTTCAATGTCCTTTTTGGTCACTTCGTATTCATCGTAGGTAGTATAAAAATCATGAGTGGCGGGATCAATGACCGTTACCGTT
This genomic interval carries:
- a CDS encoding family 20 glycosylhydrolase; this encodes MKHIVLILNLILFAFFLKAESPYPVRGLCISAPSVEEVDTFVNFINNELAPAGLNLLILRIEYNYEYELHPELRSDNPLTKADVKRLVNVCRKNNIRLLPQVNLLGHQSWHGKAGKLLEVYPEFDETPDVKLPEHYEWPNADGLYCKSYCPLHPEVHDVVFDIVDEITDAFESDAFHAGMDEVFYIGHEQCPRCYGKDPAELFAGEVSKIRNHLKETGKELWIWGDRLIDGKTTGIGIWEASFNNTHRAIDMIPKDVVICDWHYERPDPTAVLFASKGLHVLTCPWQNAENAVKQEEMTRNFIKTATKEMKPRYLGMLQTVWGSTKGFMESYKGTATPERADKSAECFRELTRVWK
- a CDS encoding sodium:solute symporter family protein produces the protein MKLTITDIVIIFVYLVATVVIGLVLKKVAQKSKSNYLLGGNKLPWYMLGLSNASGMFDISGTMWLVTLLFVYGLKSIWIPWLWPVFNQVFLMVFLSIWLRRSGVTTGAEWITTRFGRSRDSNLSHGVVVVFALIMCLGYLAYGFIGLGKFVMIFIPWDIVQPYFPFHVSPEYVPHVYGIAFTLFAVFYAVLGGMTSIVWADVLQYIIMTISAILIGVLAMKALATESLVVPEGWKTPFFGWRLNDLDWRGIIDEVNSKISGDGYSLFSIFFMMMVFKGVLVSIAGPAPTYDMQKILSTKSPKDAAKMSGFVSVVLMPIRYFMIAGFAILGIVYYDRLNLMVGGQIDFEQILPSAIAEFVPVGFIGLLLAGLLAAFNSTFAGTLNAAQAYIVNDIYLRYVKPEASNNQVKNMNYITGIVVVIVSIIFGIFAQDVNSMLQWIVSALYGSYVVSNVLKWYWWRFNGYGYFWGMVFGLIPALIFPYVFSETLDLYYFPWLLIISAAGALLGTFSTKPTDEATLKSFYKTVNPWGFWGPIKKKVMAEDPDFKPNRNFKLDMLNVVVGTIGQTALVALPIYIILKDSFPIGITIIITVVCGVILKKTWWNKLPEK
- a CDS encoding serine hydrolase domain-containing protein — translated: MKKTLLTIAGIFFSIALFSQHVDKEKLDLLFENLDSYNKFMGSIAVSQNGSVIYQKSIGNADIERGIKPDNHTKYRIGSISKTFTSVLILKAVEENKLGLDETLDTFFPSIKNSDKITIQHLLYHRSGIYSFTDDPEYKNWRTEPKSEKEIIGTISKGKSLFLPGSTYKYSNPNYILLSYILEKVYKMPFAKILEEKIIKPLALNNTGFGGKIKTEANEAYSYLYSESWKKDKETDMSIPMGAGGIISTPEDLIRFIEALFEGKLISKENLGKMTTIKDGYGMGIYVLPFYDKKGFGHSGAIDGFTSTLVYFPDENISFALTSNGTNYSNNEITIKVLSSVFGKPFDIPNFKTYEVSSADLDKYLGVYSSMEIPLKVTITKDGTKLIAQATGQKDLRLDAFDKDKFSFDKVGLIMEFQPEKETMLLKQNGGEFHFTKEKD
- a CDS encoding Gfo/Idh/MocA family protein → MDRRNFIGKTAVGAAAITVIPRHVLGGKGFVAANDKINLGFIGTGKQIYTLLNGIGGCKETVAVAACDVYKQKLEAFVTAAEENNAKKDITSKVDSYHYYRELLDRKDIDAVVIATPDHWHAQIVVDAAKAGKDIYCEKPMALTVAEGRAMVNATRKYDRVFQTGNMQRSWRDFRHAVELVRSGYIGDIKEINVSVGEPVKQCDLPAQEIPEGLDWNEWVGPSLYRGFNEILAPADKNGPWAWWRGYRDFGGGLVTDWGAHMFDIAQWALDMDESGPVQFLPPSEPAQTHGLTMVYENGVRVNHKLWGGEDDGNAVQFIGTDGKIEVSRGFLRTFPNEKLAKDEIKETDKHVYFSDNHYQDWVDAMKTRTKPISDVETGHRTASVCNLTNIAYELQRPLLWDPDAEKFKGDDFANMMLSRPIRGQWDFTDF